A part of Bacteroidia bacterium genomic DNA contains:
- a CDS encoding acyltransferase → MEKTQLSAYPDSKKHYEILDGLRGVAAIMVVIFHLLEAHATSHLDQIINHGYLAVDFFYLLSGFVIAYAYDDRWGKMSIKDFFIRRLIRLHPMIILGMVVGAVAFYFQAGSLWPRISEVPVWNMLLVMLLGFTLLPLPISMDIRGWAEMHPLDGPAWSLFFEYIANILYAFFLRRLSNKVLAVLVFIAGAMLIHLAVAGPNGDVVGGWALEPTQLRIGFIRMLYPFLAGMFLFRVATLSNIRYAFLLSSVLVVAVLTIPRIGGSEHLWMNGLYDSLSIILLFPLIVYVGASGEVKGKFATRLCRFLGDISYPIYITHYPLIYTYTAWVYEGKVSIPDAMPVAVVVLLSSIVLAYASLKLYDVPLRSWISSRFLKK, encoded by the coding sequence TTGGAGAAAACTCAGCTTTCTGCTTATCCCGATTCCAAAAAACACTACGAAATATTGGACGGGCTTCGCGGCGTGGCCGCTATTATGGTGGTGATCTTCCATCTCCTGGAGGCGCATGCCACCAGCCATCTCGATCAAATCATCAACCACGGTTATCTGGCAGTAGATTTTTTCTACCTCCTTTCCGGTTTTGTGATTGCCTATGCCTATGACGATCGATGGGGTAAAATGTCGATCAAAGACTTCTTTATACGCCGCCTCATCAGACTGCATCCGATGATTATTCTGGGTATGGTGGTAGGGGCAGTTGCGTTTTATTTTCAGGCAGGCAGCCTCTGGCCGCGAATCAGCGAAGTGCCCGTATGGAATATGCTGCTCGTCATGTTATTGGGTTTTACCCTGTTGCCGCTCCCCATATCCATGGACATCAGAGGCTGGGCAGAAATGCACCCGCTCGACGGCCCTGCCTGGTCGCTTTTCTTTGAGTACATCGCCAATATTCTCTATGCATTTTTTCTCCGGAGACTTTCCAATAAAGTGCTGGCTGTGCTGGTTTTTATCGCCGGTGCGATGTTGATACATCTTGCCGTCGCCGGTCCCAACGGGGATGTCGTAGGTGGCTGGGCACTGGAGCCAACCCAACTCCGTATCGGTTTTATAAGGATGTTGTATCCATTTCTGGCGGGAATGTTTTTATTTCGTGTGGCGACATTATCAAACATCAGATATGCCTTTCTCCTGAGCAGTGTGTTGGTTGTCGCTGTGCTGACCATACCCCGAATCGGTGGGAGCGAACATCTGTGGATGAACGGGCTTTACGATTCGCTGAGCATCATCTTGCTTTTTCCGCTGATAGTATATGTGGGCGCAAGCGGAGAGGTGAAGGGAAAGTTTGCGACCAGATTATGCCGGTTTTTGGGAGATATTTCCTATCCGATATACATCACCCACTACCCGTTGATATACACCTACACAGCCTGGGTGTATGAGGGAAAGGTTTCTATACCTGATGCAATGCCGGTTGCGGTAGTTGTTTTGCTCTCTTCCATAGTTCTTGCCTACGCCAGCCTGAAGCTATATGATGTTCCGCTGAGAAGCTGGATCAGCAGCCGTTTTTTGAAGAAATAA